From Etheostoma cragini isolate CJK2018 chromosome 1, CSU_Ecrag_1.0, whole genome shotgun sequence, a single genomic window includes:
- the pros1 gene encoding vitamin K-dependent protein S isoform X1, translating to MWSKKQALGESLACLVFLVTLVNAHRFLSHNTASQFLSRHKRANSLFEESKKGNLERECIEELCNKEEAREIFENHPETEYFYPKYVACLGSHRVGINNQNSGAIPSDLRTCVREISDQCTPPPCYKEGSKSCVDGQASFTCECKPGWKGPRCEEDIDECSDPEFPAGCNQKCYNLPGSFYCMCEDGYFLNDKVNCVDIDECLMYPSLCEKPAKCVNTPGMYECRCPLGFKYNFTSKSCNDIDECELRVCDGTCINTVGSYACHCDGRQGLHLAEDERYCERIPVCVELYDHRHNEMLYLGEQFAGLPVIYLRFRLPENTKFAAEFDFRTFDPEGVVLYAESSQDSWFMLGLRGGQIEIQFKNEHTSKVTTGGKAINDGQWHVISVDELESSISVKISKEAVMSINSPDSLFTSVNGKLETKVYIAGLPNRTDNLIKPINPRLDGCIRGWNLMNQGASGVKEVIHEKRSKHCFVHVERGSFFTGAGLAKFDIDYSDSGSWNVDVKMNIRPSSSTGVLFALVHNNTVPLSVAVVTQGEDANLQVFLDGVSVATLDSLMLCYPDRLTVQLNVSTKEIQISANTSTVTYMKSDALWEALKHLNSTMQNPISTYIGGIPDDVPLPATPVTAFYHGCMDITINGQKLDFDMALSKHNSIKSHSCPPVSAPETP from the exons ATGTGGAGTAAGAAACAGGCACTAGGGGAATCCTTGGCTTGTCTCGTATTTCTCGTGACGCTCGTCAATGCTCATCGAT TCCTGAGCCATAACACAGCCTCCCAGTTCCTGAGCAGGCACAAGAGAGCCAACTCTCTATTTGAGGAGAGCAAGAAGGGCAACCTGGAGAGGGAGTGCATCGAGGAGCTGTGCAACAAGGAGGAGGCCAGGGAGATCTTTGAGAACCATCCAGAGACT GAATACTTCTACCCCAAATATGTTG CTTGTCTGGGTTCACATCGGGTCGGCATCAACAACCAGAACTCGGGTGCTATCCCCTCAGACCTTCGCACCTGCGTGAGAG AGATCAGCGACCAGTGCACACCACCTCCATGCTACAAGGAGGGTTCAAAGAGCTGTGTGGATGGACAGGCCTCCTTCACCTGTGAGTGTAAACCCGGCTGGAAGGGGCCCCGCTGTGAGGAAG ACATCGATGAGTGTTCGGATCCTGAATTTCCAGCGGGATGTAACCAAAAATGTTACAACTTACCCGGTAGTTTCTACTGCATGTGTGAAGACGGCTACTTCCTCAATGACAAAGTCAACTGCGTGG ATATAGATGAATGCCTGATGTACCCCAGTCTGTGTGAAAAACCGGCCAAATGTGTCAACACGCCAGGCATGTATGAGTGCCGATGTCCCCTGGGTTTCAAATATAACTTCACTTCCAAGTCCTGCAATG aTATAGATGAGTGTGAGTTGCGCGTCTGCGACGGGACTTGTATAAACACGGTGGGCAGCTACGCGTGTCACTGTGATGGTCGTCAGGGTCTCCATTTGGCGGAGGATGAGCGGTACTGTGAAAGAATCCCTGTTTGTGTGGAGCTGTATGACCACAGACACAATGAGATGCTTTACCTGGGGGAGCAGTTTGCAGGCCTTCCTGTCATCTATCTGCGCTTCCGTCTGCCGGAGAACACAAA GTTTGCAGCAGAGTTTGACTTCCGAACATTTGACCCTGAGGGAGTTGTGCTGTACGCAGAGTCCTCGCAGGACTCGTGGTTCATGTTGGGGCTAAGAGGCGGACAGATTGAAATCCAGTTCAAAAACGAGCACACATCCAAGGTCACCACCGGGGGTAAAGCCATCAATGATGGACAGTGGCATGTG ATCTCTGTGGATGAACTGGAGAGCAGCATCAGTGTGAAGATCAGCAAGGAAGCTGTGATGAGCATCAACAGCCCTGACAGTCTCTTTACTTCAGTTAACGGCAAACTAGAAACCAAGGTCTACATCGCTGGTCTGCCCAACCGCACTGACAACCTCATCAAACCT ATCAACCCTCGACTTGACGGCTGCATCCGGGGCTGGAACCTGATGAATCAGGGAGCATCTGGGGTAAAGGAGGTCATCCACGAGAAGAGGAGTAAACATTGCTTTGTGCATGTGGAACGAGGGTCTTTCTTCACTGGTGCAGGACTGGCAAAGTTCGACATTGACTACAGTGA TTCTGGGAGCTGGAATGTGGATGTAAAGATGAACATACGTCCGTCCAGCAGCACAGGTGTACTCTTTGCTCTTGTCCACAACAACACAGTCCCCCTGTCAGTCGCTGTGGTAACGCAGGGAGAAGATGCT AACCTGCAAGTGTTCTTGGACGGTGTCTCCGTGGCAACACTGGACTCACTGATGTTGTGTTACCCTGACCGGCTGACTGTGCAGCTGAATGTGTCTACCAAAGAAATCCAAATCTCAGCCAATACCTCCACTGTTACCTACATGAAGTCTGATGCCCTGTGGGAGGCACTGAAGCACCTCAACAGCACCATGCAGAACCCCATCAGTACATACATTGGTGGGATACCAG ATGACGTCCCGTTACCTGCCACCCCTGTGACGGCTTTTTACCACGGCTGCATGGACATCACTATCAACGGCCAAAAGCTGGACTTTGACATGGCTCTCAGCAAACATAACAGTATTAAGTCCCATTCCTGTCCTCCTGTGTCTGCCCCTGAGACACCTTGA
- the pros1 gene encoding vitamin K-dependent protein S isoform X2: protein MWSKKQALGESLACLVFLVTLVNAHRFLSHNTASQFLSRHKRANSLFEESKKGNLERECIEELCNKEEAREIFENHPETEYFYPKYVACLGSHRVGINNQNSGAIPSDLRTCVREISDQCTPPPCYKEGSKSCVDGQASFTCECKPGWKGPRCEEDIDECSDPEFPAGCNQKCYNLPGSFYCMCEDGYFLNDKVNCVDIDECLMYPSLCEKPAKCVNTPGMYECRCPLGFKYNFTSKSCNDIDECELRVCDGTCINTVGSYACHCDGRQGLHLAEDERYCERIPVCVELYDHRHNEMLYLGEQFAGLPVIYLRFRLPENTKFAAEFDFRTFDPEGVVLYAESSQDSWFMLGLRGGQIEIQFKNEHTSKVTTGGKAINDGQWHVISVDELESSISVKISKEAVMSINSPDSLFTSVNGKLETKVYIAGLPNRTDNLIKPINPRLDGCIRGWNLMNQGASGVKEVIHEKRSKHCFVHVERGSFFTGAGLAKFDIDYSE, encoded by the exons ATGTGGAGTAAGAAACAGGCACTAGGGGAATCCTTGGCTTGTCTCGTATTTCTCGTGACGCTCGTCAATGCTCATCGAT TCCTGAGCCATAACACAGCCTCCCAGTTCCTGAGCAGGCACAAGAGAGCCAACTCTCTATTTGAGGAGAGCAAGAAGGGCAACCTGGAGAGGGAGTGCATCGAGGAGCTGTGCAACAAGGAGGAGGCCAGGGAGATCTTTGAGAACCATCCAGAGACT GAATACTTCTACCCCAAATATGTTG CTTGTCTGGGTTCACATCGGGTCGGCATCAACAACCAGAACTCGGGTGCTATCCCCTCAGACCTTCGCACCTGCGTGAGAG AGATCAGCGACCAGTGCACACCACCTCCATGCTACAAGGAGGGTTCAAAGAGCTGTGTGGATGGACAGGCCTCCTTCACCTGTGAGTGTAAACCCGGCTGGAAGGGGCCCCGCTGTGAGGAAG ACATCGATGAGTGTTCGGATCCTGAATTTCCAGCGGGATGTAACCAAAAATGTTACAACTTACCCGGTAGTTTCTACTGCATGTGTGAAGACGGCTACTTCCTCAATGACAAAGTCAACTGCGTGG ATATAGATGAATGCCTGATGTACCCCAGTCTGTGTGAAAAACCGGCCAAATGTGTCAACACGCCAGGCATGTATGAGTGCCGATGTCCCCTGGGTTTCAAATATAACTTCACTTCCAAGTCCTGCAATG aTATAGATGAGTGTGAGTTGCGCGTCTGCGACGGGACTTGTATAAACACGGTGGGCAGCTACGCGTGTCACTGTGATGGTCGTCAGGGTCTCCATTTGGCGGAGGATGAGCGGTACTGTGAAAGAATCCCTGTTTGTGTGGAGCTGTATGACCACAGACACAATGAGATGCTTTACCTGGGGGAGCAGTTTGCAGGCCTTCCTGTCATCTATCTGCGCTTCCGTCTGCCGGAGAACACAAA GTTTGCAGCAGAGTTTGACTTCCGAACATTTGACCCTGAGGGAGTTGTGCTGTACGCAGAGTCCTCGCAGGACTCGTGGTTCATGTTGGGGCTAAGAGGCGGACAGATTGAAATCCAGTTCAAAAACGAGCACACATCCAAGGTCACCACCGGGGGTAAAGCCATCAATGATGGACAGTGGCATGTG ATCTCTGTGGATGAACTGGAGAGCAGCATCAGTGTGAAGATCAGCAAGGAAGCTGTGATGAGCATCAACAGCCCTGACAGTCTCTTTACTTCAGTTAACGGCAAACTAGAAACCAAGGTCTACATCGCTGGTCTGCCCAACCGCACTGACAACCTCATCAAACCT ATCAACCCTCGACTTGACGGCTGCATCCGGGGCTGGAACCTGATGAATCAGGGAGCATCTGGGGTAAAGGAGGTCATCCACGAGAAGAGGAGTAAACATTGCTTTGTGCATGTGGAACGAGGGTCTTTCTTCACTGGTGCAGGACTGGCAAAGTTCGACATTGACTACAGTGA ATAA